The Salmo trutta chromosome 6, fSalTru1.1, whole genome shotgun sequence genome has a window encoding:
- the LOC115196298 gene encoding uncharacterized protein LOC115196298 — MLAFTLLLLALSSLHAAPLRDHVVASPRGRLQNHKVLVLPGSLPVEERRQGTEPSRRFLMDLNTGLLKEHVGEMDRRVGPVYVPPSVDEYRQGTENSQKTLVDIRSGRIIKPVGEMKRSMIMTPREPMEVPVPVQRRVGGWVRADVLPGSLPLEGRRQGTKPSRRFIMDLNTGLVKEHVSEMDRRVGPVYVPPSVDEFRQGTENSQKTLVDIRSGRIIKPVGEMERSNKQIPQDERVRFQNVRLVEAEVRSVPVEERRQGSEPSRRFIMNLNTGLVKEHISEMDRRVAPVYTPYSVDEFRQGTENSQKTLVDIRSGRIIRPVGEMKRSMKLTPQDDRLVSAKAETHSETECVGEVIDGHCYQFNPTLMTFSEAESSCSILSPHGHLASVTNGNLHSRLASMVTKSTKSPVLTWLGGVVKDKQSEWTDGSAWGYSDWMPGHPDTHTDKQACLEMFRIDESWWTAVDCELKRASICSFPMAA, encoded by the exons GTCTCCATGCAGCCCCACTGAGGGATCATGTAGTGGCATCCCCTAGAGGTAGACTTCAGAATCACAAGGTCCTGGTTCTGCCCGGGAGTCTCCCAGTGGAGGAGCGCAGACAGGGAACAGAGCCCTCCAGACGCTTCCTCATGGACCTGAACACCGGCCTCCTCAAGGAACACGTCGGTGAGATGGACAGGAGAGTGGGACCAG tgtacGTTCCTCCCTCTGTGGATGAGTACAGACAGGGAACCGAGAACTCCCAGAAGACTCTGGTGGACATCAGGAGCGGACGGATCATTAAACCTgttggagagatgaagagaagcATGATAATGACTCCTCGGG AGCCTATGGaggtcccagtcccagtccagaggagagtgggaggatgGGTGAGGGCTGATGTTCTGCCCGGGAGTCTCCCACTGGAGGGGCGCAGACAGGGAACAAAGCCCTCCAGACGCTTCATCATGGACCTGAACACCGGCCTCGTCAAGGAACACGTCAGTGAGATGGACAGGAGAGTGGGACCAG tgtaCGTTCCTCCCTCTGTGGATGAGTTCAGACAGGGAACCGAGAACTCCCAGAAAACTCTGGTGGACATCAGGAGCGGACGCATAATCAAACctgttggagagatggagagaagcaaTAAACAGATACCTCAGGATGAGAGAGTCAGATTCCAAA ATGTGAGGCTGGTCGAGGCTGAGGTCCGGAGCGTCCCAGTGGAGGAACGTAGACAGGGATCAGAGCCCTCCAGACGATTCATTATGAACCTGAACACCGGCCTCGTCAAGGAACACATCAGCGAGATGGACAGGAGAGTGGCACCAG tGTACACTCCTTACTCTGTGGATGAGTTCAGACAGGGAACCGAGAACTCCCAGAAAACTCTGGTGGACATCAGGAGCGGACGGATCATCAGGCCTgttggagagatgaagagaagcATGAAACTGACACCTCAGg ATGACAGGCTGGTGAGTGCTAAGGCTGAGACTCACTCAGAGACAGAGTGTGTTGGGGAGGTCATCGATGGCCACTGCTATCAGTTCAACCCCACACTAATGACCTTCAGTGAGGCAGAG tCCTCCTGCAGCATTCTCTCCCCTCACGGACACCTGGCCTCCGTAACCAACGGCAACCTGCACTCCCGCCTGGCCTCCATGGTGACCAAGTCCACCAAGAGTCCCGTCCTCACCTGGCTGGGTGGAGTCGTGAAG GATAAGCAGTCAGAGTGGACCGACGGGTCCGCCTGGGGCTACAGTGACTGGATGCCCGgtcacccagacacacacacagacaagcaggCTTGTCTGGAGATGTTCAGAATTG ATGAGAGCTGGTGGACAGCAGTGGACTGTGAACTGAAGAGAGCTTCCATCTGCTCCTTCCCCATGGCAGCATAA